In Frondihabitans sp. PAMC 28766, a genomic segment contains:
- a CDS encoding carboxylate--amine ligase/circularly permuted type 2 ATP-grasp protein has protein sequence MTAELTLGAEEELHLIDLETKRLSAKAPQLLSKLPGDRYGAELQRTTVETNVPVVTNLTDLRREILALRKDLIDVTSGERLAIAAAGTAPRSEFADFELTTTGRYGRMQEQYRMLVDEQLICGLQIHVGVSDRDLAVKIAGRVAPVLPALLALSASSPYWNGQDTGYASIRSIIWQRWPSAGATGPMSSAAEYDRMVQDLIGSGVIADAKMAYFDVRPSSHAPTLELRTCDACPLVDDAVLIAGLFRAAVRAAEQSIEEDRFVETRAAPLHRAAMWQAARAGLTGELLDLEAHPVRLPAPMAIRQLVSRLRPQLEELGDWADVSFLVEQTLARGNSADRQRAAYAERGELDDVVDLVVKETHGPAGGAVATLPVLTGYRFRAGDEAIGPGLHPRPSYVDIAPFFHTLSATESMSRTERRDIWSRTAGLSFVVGDEKRGFDVDLVPRIVTQHEWKQLAKGLTQRARAIECFLEDAYGERRIVTDGILREEDVVDAMGWRAEAALLPPGTVRAPIQGFDLIRNEFGGWRVLEDNVRSPSGAAYAVAVRRLLDEVVPEIPRPGGLLDPATVLPLLRDTLLAHAKGEGTAAVFSGGPESGAWFEHRSLAEGAGLLLVTAGDLAVHGHRVVEKTTGRVIDALYLRLDDELLDVATDDSPDLGVRIMDVAATGDVFLANAPGNGLADDKAMYVAVPDLIEYYLGEKPTLESVPTYRLRDEAERLAVLDRVGELVTKPVDGEGGHGVLIGPSANAASVADRRAAIAQDPDHWVAQEVVTLSLHPTMTEHGLEPRHVDLRAFVYLTGTGPFESRLADFALTRVAPEGSMVVNSSQGGGAKDTWIIGPEG, from the coding sequence ATGACGGCAGAGCTCACGCTGGGCGCAGAAGAAGAGCTCCACCTCATCGACCTCGAGACGAAGCGTCTGTCGGCGAAGGCGCCGCAGCTGCTCTCCAAGCTGCCGGGCGACCGCTACGGCGCCGAGCTGCAGCGCACGACGGTCGAGACCAACGTGCCGGTCGTGACGAATCTGACCGATCTGCGCCGTGAGATCCTGGCGCTTCGCAAAGACCTGATCGACGTCACCAGCGGCGAGCGCCTCGCCATCGCAGCGGCGGGAACCGCACCGCGCAGCGAGTTCGCCGACTTCGAGCTGACCACCACGGGCCGCTACGGCCGCATGCAAGAGCAGTACCGCATGCTCGTCGACGAGCAGCTGATCTGCGGGCTGCAGATCCACGTCGGGGTGAGCGACCGCGACCTCGCCGTGAAGATCGCCGGCCGCGTCGCGCCGGTGCTGCCGGCCCTCCTCGCCCTGAGCGCGAGCAGCCCGTACTGGAACGGGCAGGACACCGGCTACGCGAGCATCCGCTCGATCATCTGGCAGCGCTGGCCGAGCGCCGGCGCGACGGGCCCCATGTCGAGCGCTGCCGAATACGACCGCATGGTGCAGGATCTCATCGGCTCGGGCGTCATCGCCGACGCGAAGATGGCGTACTTCGACGTGCGCCCGTCCTCCCACGCTCCGACTCTCGAGCTGCGCACCTGCGACGCGTGCCCGCTCGTCGACGATGCCGTGCTGATCGCCGGCCTCTTCCGCGCCGCTGTTCGGGCCGCAGAGCAGAGCATCGAGGAGGACCGCTTCGTCGAGACCCGCGCCGCCCCGCTGCACCGTGCCGCGATGTGGCAGGCGGCCCGCGCGGGGCTCACGGGTGAGCTGCTCGACCTCGAGGCGCACCCCGTGCGGCTGCCCGCGCCGATGGCGATCCGCCAGCTCGTCAGCCGCCTCCGTCCGCAGCTGGAGGAGCTCGGCGACTGGGCCGACGTCTCCTTCCTTGTCGAGCAGACCCTCGCCCGCGGCAACTCCGCCGACCGTCAGCGTGCGGCCTACGCCGAACGCGGCGAGCTCGACGACGTCGTCGACCTGGTCGTCAAAGAGACCCACGGCCCCGCGGGCGGCGCCGTCGCCACGCTGCCCGTCCTCACCGGCTATCGCTTCCGCGCCGGCGACGAGGCGATCGGGCCGGGCCTCCACCCGCGCCCGTCGTACGTCGACATCGCGCCGTTCTTCCACACCCTGAGCGCCACCGAGTCGATGAGCCGCACCGAGCGCCGCGACATCTGGTCGAGGACGGCCGGCCTCAGCTTCGTGGTCGGCGACGAGAAGCGCGGCTTCGACGTCGACCTCGTGCCCCGCATTGTCACGCAGCACGAGTGGAAGCAGCTCGCGAAAGGTCTCACGCAGCGCGCGCGAGCGATCGAATGTTTTCTGGAAGACGCCTACGGCGAGCGCAGGATCGTGACGGACGGCATCCTGCGCGAAGAGGACGTCGTCGACGCGATGGGCTGGCGGGCCGAAGCGGCGCTCCTCCCGCCGGGCACGGTGCGGGCTCCGATCCAGGGCTTCGATCTGATCCGCAACGAGTTCGGCGGCTGGCGGGTGCTCGAAGACAACGTGCGCTCGCCCTCCGGTGCGGCCTACGCAGTCGCCGTCCGCCGACTGCTCGACGAGGTCGTGCCCGAGATTCCGCGCCCCGGTGGGCTGCTGGATCCTGCGACGGTTCTGCCCCTGCTGCGCGACACTCTGCTGGCCCACGCCAAAGGCGAGGGCACGGCGGCCGTCTTCTCGGGCGGCCCCGAGAGCGGCGCGTGGTTCGAGCACCGGTCGCTGGCCGAGGGCGCGGGCCTCCTGCTGGTCACCGCCGGCGATCTCGCCGTGCACGGTCACCGCGTGGTCGAGAAAACCACGGGCCGCGTCATCGACGCCCTCTACCTGCGTCTCGACGACGAGCTGCTCGACGTGGCGACCGACGACAGCCCCGACCTCGGCGTTCGCATCATGGACGTCGCGGCCACCGGCGACGTCTTCCTCGCCAACGCGCCGGGCAACGGCCTGGCCGACGACAAGGCGATGTACGTGGCCGTGCCCGACCTCATCGAGTACTACCTCGGCGAGAAGCCGACGCTCGAATCCGTGCCGACCTACCGCCTGCGCGACGAGGCCGAGCGCCTCGCCGTGCTCGACCGAGTGGGCGAGCTCGTCACGAAGCCGGTCGACGGGGAAGGAGGCCACGGGGTGTTGATCGGGCCGAGTGCCAACGCCGCGTCGGTGGCCGATCGGCGGGCCGCCATCGCGCAGGATCCCGACCACTGGGTCGCCCAGGAGGTCGTCACCCTGTCGCTCCACCCGACCATGACCGAGCACGGCCTCGAGCCGCGACACGTCGACCTGCGGGCGTTCGTCTACCTGACGGGCACCGGGCCGTTCGAGAGCCGCCTGGCCGACTTCGCGCTGACGCGGGTCGCGCCCGAGGGCAGCATGGTCGTCAACTCGTCGCAGGGCGGCGGCGCGAAAGACACCTGGATCATCGGGCCGGAAGGGTAG
- a CDS encoding glycosyltransferase, with product MTLLIISPDYASHLLPLATFGTAWRDRGERVVVATGPATAAIVESFGFERVELSLARGSNGGVIRADDQPEGEDDSLRGFFDATREGMVETLAYQARERLTDLMWQPVETARRVLEVVEAVRPDQIMVDHLAFSARLALTAGRVPHADVVLGHPSALPVAGELYGFPPAWPEAFTSDPAALASLRDLCDRVSASFTAEWNAALLSLDPGAEPSASAFEEHGDLLLYNYPGELAASDRELPPHAFVGSAARDEVQDPDVEAWLASPEPFVYVSFGSFLSVRSDVLGRVAAALTSLLRSRPGLRAAIALGSASLDELTAAVGGPLPSSWLVREFLPQVRLLRDAAAAVTHGGNNSVTEAMTFGVPLVVLPFSTDQFAGAAAIEAAGSGVVLPPNTATVDEVSAALAWALSLRDSGSSAAVRLAALADSLQAVPGRERAWAALAEPAVPPARIG from the coding sequence ATGACCCTTCTGATCATCAGCCCCGACTACGCCTCGCACCTTCTGCCGCTGGCGACCTTCGGCACGGCGTGGCGCGACCGGGGCGAGCGCGTCGTCGTCGCCACCGGCCCCGCGACCGCGGCGATCGTTGAAAGCTTCGGGTTCGAACGGGTCGAACTGTCGCTGGCACGGGGCTCGAACGGCGGCGTGATCCGCGCCGACGATCAGCCCGAGGGCGAAGACGACTCGCTGCGCGGCTTCTTCGACGCCACCCGCGAGGGCATGGTCGAGACGCTGGCGTACCAGGCTCGCGAACGCCTGACCGACCTCATGTGGCAGCCCGTCGAGACAGCCCGCCGGGTGCTCGAAGTCGTCGAGGCCGTCCGGCCTGACCAGATCATGGTCGACCACCTCGCGTTCAGCGCGCGCCTCGCTTTGACCGCCGGCCGGGTGCCGCATGCCGACGTCGTGCTCGGGCACCCTTCGGCGCTGCCGGTCGCCGGCGAGCTCTACGGGTTCCCTCCGGCGTGGCCCGAAGCATTCACGTCGGATCCTGCCGCCCTCGCGTCCCTCCGCGACCTGTGCGATCGGGTCAGCGCCTCGTTCACGGCCGAGTGGAACGCCGCCCTGCTGTCGCTCGACCCCGGGGCCGAGCCGTCCGCCTCGGCGTTCGAGGAGCACGGCGACCTGCTGCTCTACAACTATCCGGGCGAGCTCGCAGCATCCGATCGAGAGCTGCCGCCGCACGCGTTCGTCGGGTCGGCGGCGCGCGACGAGGTGCAGGATCCCGACGTGGAGGCCTGGCTCGCATCGCCCGAGCCGTTCGTCTACGTGAGTTTCGGAAGCTTCCTGTCGGTGCGCTCCGACGTGCTGGGTCGGGTGGCGGCCGCGCTGACCTCGCTCTTACGCTCGCGCCCCGGCCTCCGCGCCGCCATCGCTCTCGGCTCGGCGTCGCTCGACGAACTCACGGCGGCTGTGGGCGGGCCGCTGCCTTCGTCATGGCTGGTACGCGAGTTCTTACCGCAGGTGCGGCTGCTGCGCGACGCTGCAGCCGCAGTCACGCACGGTGGCAACAACAGCGTGACCGAGGCGATGACGTTCGGTGTGCCGTTGGTCGTGCTGCCGTTCTCGACCGACCAGTTCGCCGGTGCAGCCGCGATCGAGGCGGCAGGATCCGGCGTGGTGCTGCCCCCGAACACCGCCACGGTCGACGAGGTGTCGGCTGCGCTCGCGTGGGCTCTGTCCCTCCGCGACTCCGGTTCGTCGGCAGCGGTGCGGCTCGCCGCGCTCGCTGATTCACTGCAGGCCGTGCCCGGCCGGGAGCGGGCCTGGGCGGCGCTCGCCGAGCCGGCCGTGCCGCCCGCGCGGATCGGCTGA
- a CDS encoding ATP-dependent DNA ligase, giving the protein MIPSAANPISPMLAKAVPTVPDPDSVEGGLVYEPKWDGFRGLVYVSDGEVEIGSRGSKMLTRYFPELVESLKRVTSGSCVLDGEIVLRQGTPGGERVDWEALSARIHPAASRIAKLSAETPASFVAFDLLASDDLDLTPLPFSERRAALEEMAASFDAPVHLSRTTADVDEARRWLVEFEGAGLDGVVAKSLAAPYDEGKRRMLKIKHHRTADVIALGYCIHTSGSGVGSLLVGLYDADGELTNVGGVSAFTDKRRQELVDELEPLVTRDASGAAEKGETERSRFSSGKDVSFVKLEPTRVLEVRYDQMEGDRFRHTVQFERWRPDREARSCTYEQLEIPAAYDLERVLD; this is encoded by the coding sequence ATGATCCCGAGTGCCGCCAACCCGATCTCGCCGATGCTCGCCAAGGCGGTGCCGACGGTGCCCGACCCCGACAGTGTCGAGGGCGGCCTCGTCTACGAGCCGAAGTGGGACGGCTTCCGCGGCCTCGTCTACGTCTCGGACGGCGAGGTCGAGATCGGCAGTCGGGGGTCGAAGATGCTGACCCGGTACTTTCCCGAGCTGGTCGAATCTCTGAAACGCGTGACGAGTGGATCCTGCGTCCTCGACGGTGAAATCGTGCTGCGCCAGGGCACGCCAGGAGGCGAGCGGGTCGACTGGGAGGCCCTCTCGGCCCGCATCCACCCCGCCGCCTCGCGCATCGCGAAGCTCAGCGCCGAGACCCCCGCCTCGTTCGTCGCCTTCGACCTGCTGGCCTCGGACGACCTCGACCTCACCCCGCTGCCGTTCTCCGAGCGCCGGGCTGCGCTCGAAGAGATGGCTGCGTCGTTCGACGCCCCCGTGCACCTCAGCCGCACCACCGCCGATGTCGACGAGGCGAGACGCTGGCTCGTGGAGTTCGAAGGCGCGGGCCTCGACGGCGTCGTCGCGAAATCTCTCGCAGCCCCCTACGACGAGGGCAAGCGCAGGATGCTGAAGATCAAGCACCACCGGACGGCCGACGTCATCGCGCTCGGCTACTGCATCCACACGAGCGGCTCGGGCGTCGGCTCGCTGCTCGTCGGCCTCTACGACGCCGACGGCGAGTTGACGAACGTCGGCGGCGTCTCGGCCTTCACCGACAAACGCCGTCAGGAGCTCGTCGACGAGCTCGAGCCACTCGTCACCCGGGACGCGTCGGGTGCAGCGGAGAAGGGCGAGACGGAGCGCAGCCGCTTCTCGTCGGGGAAGGACGTCTCGTTCGTCAAGCTCGAGCCGACCCGGGTGCTCGAGGTGCGCTACGACCAGATGGAGGGCGATCGCTTCAGGCACACCGTGCAGTTCGAGCGGTGGCGGCCCGACCGGGAGGCACGCTCGTGCACCTACGAGCAGCTCGAGATCCCGGCGGCCTACGACCTCGAGAGGGTGTTGGACTGA
- a CDS encoding CGNR zinc finger domain-containing protein — protein MHFAPDSEESLEFVVALANTVPEASRSGGDELPDPAALTDLLRRFRYTGRFDEDAAELAAVLSTRALLRSIWTMARDDAVDATNRMLQDAKALPQLVRHDAYDWHLHATSPDAPLDERIRVEVGLAFVDVLRTAEWGRLRVCEASDCEGVLADLSRNGSKRFCSVRCGNRMNTLAFRERAAAPR, from the coding sequence TTGCATTTTGCCCCTGACAGTGAAGAGTCGCTCGAGTTCGTCGTCGCGCTGGCCAACACCGTGCCCGAGGCGAGCCGATCGGGCGGTGACGAGCTGCCGGATCCTGCCGCCCTCACCGACCTCTTGCGCCGCTTCCGCTACACCGGCCGCTTCGACGAAGACGCCGCCGAGCTCGCCGCCGTGCTCTCGACCCGGGCCCTCCTGCGCTCGATCTGGACGATGGCGCGCGACGACGCCGTCGACGCCACGAACCGGATGCTGCAGGATGCCAAGGCCCTGCCCCAGCTCGTCCGTCACGACGCGTACGACTGGCACCTGCATGCGACGAGCCCCGATGCCCCGCTGGACGAGCGCATCCGCGTCGAGGTCGGCCTGGCGTTCGTCGACGTGCTGCGCACCGCCGAATGGGGCCGGCTGCGGGTGTGCGAGGCCTCCGACTGCGAGGGCGTCTTGGCCGACCTGTCGCGGAACGGGTCGAAGCGGTTCTGCAGCGTGCGCTGCGGCAACCGGATGAACACACTCGCCTTCCGAGAGCGCGCTGCCGCCCCACGGTGA
- a CDS encoding DMT family transporter produces MNTVAQRSSTTTGLVIAVIAAATFGSSGAIVKPMLDAGWSPAAAVTARALVGGVLLAPVAAHSLRGRWRALWTSRWRILAMGVIGVAGCQLAYFAAIERLPVGTAILLEYMAPLLLVGFAWARSRRVPQAVVLVGSLIALAGLVLVVAPTAGSAGLDGLGLLFGVAAMVGCAIYYVVAAQPSGDLPPVALAGSGLLLGGIALGLVGLTGLVPFTMSVSPLPMFGGTVAWWVPVLAVGLVSTAIAYTANITASELLGSRLASFAGLLEVVAATVYAWILLGQDLTWLKLVGGVLILAGIAFVRSERAPVLPPAVAAGAGAGAGAGAGAAPASAEPEPAPAPAPLG; encoded by the coding sequence GTGAACACCGTCGCACAGCGTTCGTCGACCACCACCGGTCTGGTCATCGCGGTGATCGCGGCGGCGACGTTCGGCTCGTCGGGCGCGATCGTCAAGCCGATGCTCGACGCCGGCTGGAGCCCCGCCGCGGCGGTCACCGCTCGCGCCCTCGTCGGCGGCGTGCTGCTCGCCCCGGTCGCCGCGCACAGCCTCCGGGGCCGGTGGCGCGCCCTGTGGACGAGCCGCTGGCGCATCCTCGCCATGGGCGTGATCGGTGTCGCAGGATGCCAGCTCGCGTACTTCGCCGCCATCGAACGCCTGCCGGTGGGCACCGCCATCCTGCTCGAGTACATGGCCCCGCTGCTGCTCGTCGGTTTTGCGTGGGCTCGGTCGCGGCGGGTGCCCCAGGCGGTGGTGCTCGTCGGTAGCCTGATCGCCCTCGCCGGGCTCGTGCTCGTCGTGGCGCCGACCGCGGGCAGCGCCGGGCTCGACGGCCTCGGCCTGCTGTTCGGTGTGGCGGCGATGGTCGGCTGCGCGATCTACTACGTCGTCGCAGCCCAGCCGTCGGGCGACCTGCCGCCCGTCGCCCTCGCCGGCTCGGGCCTGCTGCTCGGCGGCATCGCGCTCGGGCTGGTCGGGCTGACGGGGCTCGTGCCGTTCACGATGTCGGTCTCGCCCCTGCCGATGTTCGGCGGAACGGTCGCCTGGTGGGTGCCGGTGCTGGCGGTCGGCCTCGTCTCGACGGCGATCGCCTACACCGCCAACATCACGGCGTCAGAGCTGCTCGGCTCGCGCCTCGCCTCCTTCGCAGGTCTCCTCGAGGTCGTGGCCGCCACCGTCTACGCCTGGATCCTGCTCGGCCAGGACCTCACCTGGCTGAAGCTCGTCGGCGGCGTGCTGATCCTCGCCGGCATCGCCTTCGTGCGCAGCGAGCGGGCGCCAGTGCTCCCGCCAGCTGTGGCCGCCGGCGCCGGCGCCGGTGCCGGTGCCGGTGCCGGTGCCGCACCCGCGTCCGCGGAGCCCGAGCCGGCGCCGGCGCCGGCGCCGCTCGGCTGA
- a CDS encoding DoxX family protein: protein MSLGTTLLRVTVGGFFVGHGLQKLNGSFGGPGLDGVEGMMKSLDMHPARRNAFLAAATETFGGAAVAAGALTPLAAAGLIGTMVTAIRKVHLANGPWNSNGGYEYNAVLIAALGVIAAGPGKLSFDAIIKRKKWGVGGTVFALLGGFAASAAVIELGQRNAPADPVNPDAPAA from the coding sequence ATGAGCCTCGGGACAACCCTTCTTCGCGTCACTGTCGGCGGCTTCTTCGTGGGCCACGGCCTGCAGAAGCTCAACGGATCGTTCGGCGGCCCCGGCCTCGACGGTGTGGAGGGGATGATGAAGAGCCTCGACATGCATCCCGCTCGTCGGAACGCGTTCCTCGCCGCAGCCACCGAGACGTTCGGCGGTGCGGCCGTCGCCGCGGGCGCCCTCACCCCGCTGGCTGCGGCGGGTCTCATCGGCACGATGGTCACCGCGATCCGCAAGGTGCACCTGGCCAACGGGCCGTGGAACAGCAACGGCGGCTATGAGTACAACGCCGTGCTCATCGCCGCTCTCGGCGTCATCGCCGCAGGGCCCGGCAAGCTCTCGTTCGACGCGATCATCAAGCGCAAGAAGTGGGGCGTCGGCGGCACGGTCTTCGCACTGCTCGGCGGTTTCGCGGCCTCGGCTGCGGTGATCGAGCTGGGGCAGCGCAACGCCCCCGCCGATCCGGTGAACCCGGACGCCCCGGCGGCCTGA
- a CDS encoding S9 family peptidase: MVHLHGGPESQERPTFSAQHQALVAAGITVFAPNIRGSSGFGTAFVHADDRELRWNALADVVDSAAFLGSSGVADPARIGVTGRSYGGYATLASLAFTPDVFAAGVDICGMSDFGTFYRDTEPWIAAAAVTKYGHPDEDAVLLEALSPLGRAEDITAPLLVVHGELDTNVPIGEAQQIVAALSSRGGVVDYLELAGEGHEYRRLESRRALLHALLRFLPAALA, from the coding sequence ATGGTGCACCTGCACGGCGGGCCCGAATCGCAGGAGCGGCCCACGTTCTCGGCCCAGCACCAGGCGCTTGTCGCCGCGGGCATCACAGTGTTCGCGCCGAACATCCGGGGATCGTCCGGCTTCGGCACCGCATTCGTGCACGCCGACGACCGCGAGCTGCGGTGGAACGCGCTGGCCGATGTGGTCGACAGTGCTGCGTTCTTGGGGTCGTCCGGGGTTGCCGACCCCGCTCGCATCGGCGTCACCGGCCGGTCGTACGGCGGGTATGCGACATTGGCCTCGCTGGCGTTCACGCCCGACGTGTTCGCCGCCGGGGTCGACATCTGCGGAATGAGCGACTTCGGCACGTTCTATCGCGACACCGAGCCGTGGATCGCGGCCGCCGCCGTCACGAAGTACGGCCACCCCGACGAAGACGCCGTGCTGCTCGAGGCGCTGTCGCCGCTGGGCCGCGCCGAGGACATCACCGCGCCGCTGCTCGTCGTGCACGGCGAGCTCGACACGAACGTGCCGATCGGCGAGGCGCAGCAGATCGTGGCGGCGCTGTCGTCTCGCGGTGGCGTCGTCGACTATCTGGAGCTCGCTGGCGAGGGTCACGAGTACCGCCGGCTCGAGTCGCGGCGCGCGCTCTTGCACGCGCTGCTGCGCTTCCTGCCCGCCGCCCTCGCCTGA
- a CDS encoding N-acetylglutaminylglutamine amidotransferase produces MCGLAGELRFDGRAADPGDIARMSLCQVHRGPDGDGLWTRGPVGLAHRRLSIIDLTSAGAQPMVDAELGLTIAYNGMIYNYESLRDELRHKGHHFFSTSDTEVIVKAYSEWGTSFVEHFLGMFAIAIWEHRTGRLVLARDRLGIKPLYVDTTPERVRFASTLPALLKGGGVDTSLDLDALAAYMTFHSVVPAPRTILSGVKKLPPATVRVIEPSGESRDVVYWEPSFTRDGSRADWTEKDWEDAVIDSLRTAVERRMVSDVPVGVLLSGGIDSSLVVALLAEAGQKDLATYSIGFESAGGESGDEFEYSSIVAKAFGTNHHRIPISSDKLLPGIDGTIEAMSEPMVSHDCVAFYLLAEEVSKTIKVVQSGQGADEILAGYDWYPPLNGVPRARASEAYASVFFDRRWRDLSKLLRPEWMPEIDSPSLFVDEHFARPGAETSVDAALRMDTTVMLVDDPVKRVDNMTMAWGLEARVPFLDHEFVELAGSIPPALKLQDGGKGVLKRAARGIVPDAVIDRTKGYFPVPAIRQLEGPYLARVREALLDPAARDRGLFHPAAVESLLADPNTARTTLGSNALWQLALIEMWLQANGVS; encoded by the coding sequence ATGTGCGGACTCGCTGGAGAACTCCGGTTCGACGGGCGCGCGGCCGACCCGGGCGACATCGCGCGGATGTCGCTGTGCCAGGTGCACCGCGGCCCCGACGGTGACGGGCTCTGGACGCGCGGGCCGGTCGGCCTCGCCCATCGGCGCCTGTCCATCATCGACCTCACGAGCGCCGGCGCGCAGCCGATGGTCGACGCCGAACTCGGCCTCACCATCGCCTACAACGGGATGATCTACAACTACGAGTCGCTGCGAGACGAGCTGAGGCACAAGGGGCACCACTTCTTCTCGACCTCCGACACGGAGGTGATCGTCAAGGCGTACTCCGAGTGGGGCACGTCGTTCGTCGAGCACTTCTTGGGCATGTTCGCCATCGCCATCTGGGAGCACCGCACCGGCCGTCTCGTGCTCGCCCGCGATCGTCTCGGCATCAAGCCGCTCTACGTCGACACCACGCCCGAGCGCGTCCGGTTCGCGTCGACGCTGCCCGCGCTGCTGAAGGGCGGCGGGGTCGACACCTCGCTCGACCTCGACGCGCTGGCCGCCTACATGACGTTCCACTCGGTCGTGCCCGCACCCCGCACGATCCTTTCCGGGGTCAAGAAGCTGCCGCCGGCGACCGTGCGCGTGATCGAGCCCTCGGGCGAATCACGCGACGTCGTGTACTGGGAGCCGTCGTTCACGCGCGACGGCTCGCGTGCCGACTGGACCGAGAAGGACTGGGAGGACGCGGTCATCGACTCGCTCCGCACCGCGGTCGAGCGACGCATGGTCTCCGACGTGCCGGTCGGCGTGCTGCTCTCGGGAGGCATCGACTCCAGCCTCGTCGTGGCGCTGCTCGCCGAGGCCGGCCAGAAGGACCTCGCGACCTACAGCATCGGCTTCGAGTCGGCCGGCGGCGAGTCGGGCGACGAGTTCGAGTACTCGTCGATCGTCGCGAAAGCGTTCGGCACGAACCACCATCGGATCCCGATCTCCAGCGACAAGCTGCTGCCCGGCATCGACGGCACCATCGAGGCGATGAGCGAGCCGATGGTGAGCCACGACTGCGTGGCGTTCTACCTGTTGGCCGAAGAGGTCTCGAAGACGATCAAGGTGGTGCAGTCGGGGCAGGGCGCCGACGAGATCCTCGCCGGCTACGACTGGTACCCGCCGCTGAACGGCGTGCCTCGGGCTCGCGCCTCTGAGGCTTACGCGTCGGTGTTCTTCGACCGCCGCTGGCGCGACCTGTCGAAACTGCTGCGGCCCGAGTGGATGCCCGAGATCGACTCGCCGTCGCTCTTCGTCGACGAGCACTTCGCGCGGCCCGGCGCCGAGACGAGCGTCGACGCAGCCCTTCGGATGGACACCACGGTGATGCTCGTCGACGACCCCGTCAAGCGCGTCGACAACATGACGATGGCGTGGGGGCTCGAAGCGCGCGTGCCGTTCCTCGATCACGAGTTCGTCGAGCTGGCGGGCAGCATTCCGCCGGCGCTCAAGCTGCAGGACGGCGGCAAGGGCGTGCTCAAGCGGGCGGCCCGCGGCATCGTGCCCGACGCCGTCATCGACCGCACCAAGGGATACTTCCCGGTGCCGGCGATCCGCCAGCTCGAGGGGCCGTACCTCGCCCGCGTGCGCGAAGCCCTGCTCGATCCTGCCGCCCGCGACCGAGGCCTCTTCCATCCGGCCGCCGTCGAGTCGCTGCTCGCCGACCCCAACACGGCCCGCACGACGCTCGGGTCGAACGCGCTGTGGCAGCTCGCCCTCATCGAGATGTGGCTGCAGGCGAACGGCGTCTCGTAG
- a CDS encoding DUF427 domain-containing protein yields the protein MSRSHTPKTPSTARIEPGPGQESVWDYPRPPRVEETGEHVVVTLGGAVVAETSHALRVLETSHPPVYYLPRSSFAAGALHPAPGASLCEFKGQAAYADVSAGGVVAAAAAWFYRTPWAGFEVLADHVALYPGAMDSCTVDGETVTAQEGDFYGGWITSRVVGPFKGAPGTLGW from the coding sequence ATGAGCCGAAGCCACACGCCGAAGACACCCTCGACGGCCCGCATCGAGCCGGGCCCCGGCCAGGAGTCCGTCTGGGACTACCCGCGGCCGCCGCGCGTCGAAGAGACCGGCGAGCACGTCGTCGTCACGCTCGGCGGGGCCGTTGTCGCCGAGACGAGCCATGCGCTGAGGGTGCTCGAGACGAGCCACCCGCCGGTGTACTACCTGCCGCGGTCGTCGTTCGCGGCGGGGGCGCTGCATCCTGCGCCCGGTGCGAGCCTCTGCGAGTTCAAGGGGCAGGCGGCCTACGCCGACGTGTCGGCCGGGGGAGTCGTCGCCGCCGCCGCCGCGTGGTTCTATCGCACGCCGTGGGCAGGATTCGAGGTGCTCGCCGACCACGTCGCGCTGTACCCGGGCGCGATGGACTCGTGCACCGTCGACGGTGAGACCGTCACGGCCCAGGAGGGCGACTTCTACGGCGGCTGGATCACGTCTCGCGTCGTCGGCCCGTTCAAGGGCGCGCCGGGCACGCTCGGCTGGTGA